In Legionella lytica, one genomic interval encodes:
- a CDS encoding M48 family metalloprotease — MLLVSTLIQPVAAQGLSPYSTNELEQLEKEFVQQINQSDSVERNPLATQYVNHVGKNLATHGRIKTPDFFIVKSHEINAFAGPGGHIGINSQLILITNNESELAGVMAHEIAHVRLHHLYSAIEHQKQMRIPMLASLLASVALGVINPTVGMGAMMGSLSGFNQDNINFTRSKEKEADRIGIDMLIKAGYNPHSMAAFFKKMQENSRYYYTANVPAILRTHPLDSDRIAEAESRTTQFAKKSYPSSTDYAFVKEIIRNAVASDPNTLFEYYTHHCPKVSPIDACQYGKVLALLNTNKFSQAQTLLTPLVAQKNNIYFQIAMSQAESGLSQHQAAVTRMVEMQNNYPNSYAVLMAHAQALLAADQNAKATSILLKGSRQYKQDLPLCRELARAQAKSNQKGYAYFTQAQCLLLEGQKRAAVAQLKVARGLAKNDEYLQARITAKIDEIVN; from the coding sequence ATGCTTCTGGTAAGCACTTTAATTCAACCTGTCGCGGCCCAAGGGTTGTCCCCCTATTCCACAAATGAGCTGGAACAATTAGAAAAAGAATTTGTTCAGCAGATTAATCAATCAGATAGCGTGGAGCGTAATCCTTTAGCCACTCAATACGTAAATCATGTAGGAAAAAACCTGGCAACTCACGGACGTATCAAAACGCCTGATTTTTTTATTGTAAAATCTCACGAAATTAATGCCTTTGCCGGCCCTGGAGGGCATATAGGGATTAACTCGCAACTTATTTTAATCACCAATAATGAAAGCGAGTTAGCCGGAGTAATGGCTCACGAGATTGCACACGTACGTTTACATCATCTGTATAGTGCCATCGAGCATCAAAAACAAATGCGTATCCCTATGCTTGCCTCCTTGCTTGCTTCTGTGGCTTTAGGTGTAATTAATCCTACCGTGGGCATGGGCGCAATGATGGGATCTTTATCAGGCTTTAATCAGGACAATATTAATTTTACGCGCTCAAAAGAAAAAGAAGCAGACCGAATTGGTATCGATATGCTGATTAAAGCAGGTTATAACCCACACAGCATGGCTGCTTTTTTTAAAAAAATGCAGGAAAACTCACGTTATTATTATACCGCCAATGTACCCGCGATTCTGCGTACCCACCCATTAGATTCAGACCGTATTGCAGAAGCGGAGAGTCGCACTACTCAATTTGCCAAGAAAAGCTATCCGAGTTCTACCGATTATGCCTTTGTTAAAGAAATAATTCGCAATGCGGTAGCATCAGATCCAAATACATTATTTGAATACTATACACACCACTGCCCGAAAGTAAGCCCAATAGATGCTTGCCAATACGGGAAAGTGTTGGCGCTATTAAATACTAATAAATTTTCACAAGCACAAACGTTACTGACCCCATTAGTAGCACAAAAGAATAATATCTACTTCCAAATTGCGATGAGTCAGGCGGAAAGTGGATTATCTCAGCATCAAGCAGCCGTAACCCGTATGGTGGAAATGCAAAATAATTATCCTAACAGTTATGCAGTGCTCATGGCCCATGCTCAAGCCTTATTGGCAGCGGACCAAAATGCCAAAGCAACCAGCATCTTACTTAAAGGAAGTCGCCAGTATAAACAAGACCTCCCACTTTGCCGAGAGTTAGCTCGAGCCCAAGCCAAGTCAAACCAAAAAGGTTATGCGTATTTTACGCAAGCACAATGTTTATTACTTGAGGGACAAAAAAGAGCAGCAGTAGCACAATTGAAAGTTGCTCGCGGTCTTGCGAAGAATGATGAATATTTGCAGGCAAGGATTACAGCGAAAATTGATGAGATTGTTAATTAA
- a CDS encoding YajQ family cyclic di-GMP-binding protein, producing MPSFDIVSETNEVELRNAVDNAVREMGTRFDFRGVESSIELKELTVTLRAESEFQVHQLEDLFRNHCSKRNLDASGVDMEDKPVHSGKFYSLNMTFKQGIDQPTAKEIVKYLKDAKLKVQSSIQGDKVRVSGKKRDDLQEAIAMLKKSEIKLPMQYENFRD from the coding sequence ATGCCATCTTTTGATATCGTTTCAGAAACGAATGAGGTAGAACTACGCAATGCCGTAGATAACGCAGTGCGTGAAATGGGAACCCGTTTTGATTTTCGTGGGGTGGAATCAAGTATTGAGCTGAAAGAGCTTACTGTCACTTTACGCGCTGAATCGGAGTTCCAGGTACATCAACTGGAAGACTTGTTTCGCAATCATTGCAGCAAGCGTAACCTGGATGCATCAGGTGTAGATATGGAAGATAAACCAGTTCATAGTGGTAAATTCTATTCTTTGAATATGACCTTTAAGCAGGGGATTGATCAACCTACGGCAAAAGAAATTGTGAAGTATTTGAAAGACGCTAAGTTAAAAGTACAAAGTTCTATTCAAGGGGATAAGGTACGTGTTTCGGGTAAGAAACGTGATGATCTTCAAGAAGCAATCGCTATGCTAAAGAAGTCTGAGATTAAGTTACCTATGCAGTATGAGAATTTTAGAGATTAA
- the ribD gene encoding bifunctional diaminohydroxyphosphoribosylaminopyrimidine deaminase/5-amino-6-(5-phosphoribosylamino)uracil reductase RibD, with product MHKKFLLAALEQARLGLGFCAPNPCVGAVAVQNGNIIAQASHRGAGTPHAEPLLLAQIPPKTPGISLYISLEPCNHWGRTPPCVDAIIKHGGVEHVIFAYSDPNPIVAQNNSSEKLRAQGIKVTHYPVEEITEFYKSYTHWVVTRRPRVTVKMAHTLNGKIGRAIGERVILSNSLCGEFTHQKRAAADVILTSARTIHLDNPKLNVRLGNEEKAKPIAIVDRQLTLNKEATIFSTASHCHIYHCDERHTTYPNSSMHLMPLVDGGMDLATVIQHLGELGYHDVWVEAGGAIFSALHREGLVHRTYLYLVPTSLEPNAISAYQQEEIFNRPHTVSWKAMGDNMIACIDWQEDQSNLH from the coding sequence ATGCATAAAAAATTTTTGCTCGCAGCACTCGAACAAGCCCGACTGGGGCTAGGTTTTTGCGCTCCCAATCCCTGTGTTGGAGCTGTAGCTGTGCAAAATGGAAATATTATAGCACAGGCAAGTCATCGTGGGGCAGGAACTCCACATGCTGAACCATTATTGTTAGCACAGATCCCACCTAAAACGCCAGGAATTAGTCTTTATATTTCTCTTGAGCCTTGTAATCATTGGGGACGAACACCTCCTTGTGTTGATGCAATTATCAAACATGGCGGAGTTGAACATGTGATTTTTGCTTATTCTGATCCCAATCCGATTGTGGCTCAAAATAATTCGTCTGAAAAGTTACGGGCACAAGGAATTAAGGTAACTCATTATCCAGTAGAAGAGATAACTGAGTTTTATAAAAGTTACACCCATTGGGTTGTAACTCGTAGACCACGAGTGACGGTGAAAATGGCCCATACTCTAAATGGTAAAATTGGCCGAGCAATTGGTGAGCGAGTCATACTATCGAACTCACTCTGTGGAGAGTTTACCCATCAAAAACGAGCAGCAGCAGATGTCATTCTGACCAGTGCACGCACAATTCATCTCGATAATCCTAAGTTGAATGTACGTTTAGGGAATGAAGAAAAGGCTAAGCCGATTGCTATTGTTGATAGGCAATTAACACTGAATAAAGAAGCAACCATTTTTTCAACAGCCTCTCATTGCCACATTTATCATTGTGATGAGCGACACACTACTTATCCAAACAGTAGCATGCATTTAATGCCTCTGGTGGATGGGGGGATGGATTTAGCTACGGTAATTCAGCACTTAGGTGAATTGGGTTATCATGATGTTTGGGTCGAAGCCGGTGGTGCTATTTTTAGCGCCTTACATCGTGAAGGATTAGTTCATCGAACTTATTTGTATCTCGTTCCAACCAGTTTGGAGCCCAATGCAATTTCTGCATACCAGCAAGAAGAGATATTTAACCGTCCACATACTGTCTCATGGAAGGCTATGGGGGATAATATGATCGCATGTATCGATTGGCAAGAAGACCAATCTAATCTGCATTAA
- a CDS encoding CTP synthase, producing MTNFIFITGGVVSSLGKGIAAASLAAILEARGLSVTLIKLDPYINVDPGTMSPFQHGEVFVTNDGAETDLDLGHYERFVNTIMTKRNNFTSGKIYENVIKKERRGDYLGGTVQVIPHITNEIKRCIKLGADGFDVAMVEIGGTVGDIESLPFLEAIRQLRIELGAQRAIFIHLTLVPYIATSGETKTKPTQHSVKELRSIGIQPDILICRSEKALSMADRAKIALFTNVEKEGVIPLEDAPSIYQIPMILHEQGLDEIVVKKLALNAKPADLSEWQRVVDMQKTRTMTVKVAMVGKYIELNDAYKSINEALLHAGIHTQTKVEIVYVDAELIEKHGTELLDTVDAVLVPGGFGERGVEGKIKAIQYAREHKVPFLGICLGMQTAVIEFARHVVGLTGANSTEFDKNTPYPVLGLINEWMDADGSKQLRDEHTDLGGTMRLGAQLCQLEEGTLARQVYEKPQIIERHRHRYEVNNKFVESLVEHGMIISGRSADNTLVEMVELADHPWFLACQFHPEFTSTPRGSHPLFKQFVLAARTKHQNKDNA from the coding sequence ATGACAAACTTTATTTTTATTACTGGCGGTGTGGTTTCTTCTTTAGGGAAGGGTATCGCTGCTGCATCTTTAGCTGCCATCCTTGAGGCACGCGGTCTTAGTGTTACATTAATCAAACTTGACCCATACATTAATGTCGATCCAGGCACAATGAGTCCTTTTCAACATGGAGAGGTTTTTGTAACTAATGATGGTGCTGAAACTGATTTGGACTTAGGACATTATGAGCGTTTTGTAAATACAATCATGACAAAACGGAATAACTTTACTTCGGGAAAAATTTACGAAAACGTAATTAAAAAAGAGCGACGTGGAGATTATTTAGGGGGAACGGTTCAGGTTATTCCTCACATCACTAATGAAATCAAACGATGCATTAAATTAGGTGCTGATGGTTTTGATGTGGCTATGGTTGAAATTGGCGGAACAGTTGGAGATATTGAGTCCTTACCTTTCTTAGAGGCCATTCGTCAATTACGTATCGAATTGGGAGCACAAAGAGCGATTTTCATTCATTTAACTTTAGTTCCTTATATTGCTACTTCAGGTGAAACCAAAACCAAACCTACTCAGCATTCTGTAAAAGAGTTACGTTCTATTGGTATTCAACCAGATATTTTAATTTGTCGTTCCGAAAAAGCCTTATCAATGGCGGATCGCGCTAAAATCGCGTTGTTTACGAACGTGGAAAAAGAAGGTGTGATTCCTTTAGAAGATGCGCCGAGTATTTATCAAATTCCAATGATTTTACATGAGCAAGGCTTGGATGAGATTGTTGTTAAAAAATTGGCTCTGAATGCGAAACCAGCAGATCTAAGTGAATGGCAGCGTGTTGTTGATATGCAAAAGACTCGAACCATGACGGTAAAAGTAGCCATGGTGGGTAAGTATATTGAACTAAATGATGCCTACAAATCTATTAATGAAGCTTTATTGCATGCCGGAATTCATACACAAACCAAAGTAGAAATTGTTTATGTTGATGCAGAGCTCATTGAAAAGCATGGTACCGAGTTACTGGACACTGTAGATGCGGTTCTGGTTCCTGGTGGCTTTGGTGAGCGTGGGGTTGAGGGCAAAATTAAAGCCATCCAATATGCTCGTGAGCATAAAGTACCATTCTTAGGAATTTGTTTAGGAATGCAAACAGCGGTAATTGAGTTTGCGCGACATGTTGTTGGTTTAACTGGGGCAAATTCTACTGAATTCGATAAAAATACCCCATATCCTGTGCTTGGGTTAATTAATGAGTGGATGGATGCTGATGGTTCCAAACAATTACGTGATGAACATACCGATTTAGGTGGTACTATGCGTTTAGGAGCTCAGTTATGCCAATTGGAAGAGGGTACCTTAGCGCGCCAAGTTTATGAAAAGCCACAAATCATCGAGCGTCATCGCCACCGATATGAGGTGAATAATAAATTTGTGGAAAGCTTAGTTGAACATGGCATGATTATTTCAGGCCGGTCAGCAGATAATACCTTAGTGGAAATGGTTGAGCTAGCGGATCATCCTTGGTTTTTAGCATGCCAATTTCATCCAGAATTTACGTCAACTCCACGAGGCAGTCATCCATTGTTTAAACAATTTGTACTTGCTGCGCGGACTAAACATCAAAACAAGGATAACGCATGA
- the ribB gene encoding 3,4-dihydroxy-2-butanone-4-phosphate synthase yields the protein MKHLLATIEQAVETLKAGKMIILIDDEDRENEGDLIIAAEHATPEAINFMSRYGCGLICLSMAEELVDKLQLPMMAQKNKSPYGTAFTVSIEASEGVSTGISAKDRAHTIQVAINSASTAADIISPGHVFPLRARKKGVLERQGQTEGSVDLAKLAGLTPAAVICEIINEDGTMSRFDDLVRFSQEHDIPLVTIKDLIDYRVRHEVLVSEAASARIPLQDMGDFNMTVFTNELDSKEHFALVKPSQYANRVPLVRIHSECITGDIFGSCKCDCGKQLDQSLAQIAEEGGVLIYLRQEGRGIGLANKLKAYALQDQGLDTVDANCKLGLPVDNRDYTIAYQILKYFGIDNIRLLTNNPLKIAAIENFGVTVTQRIPLEVDPTTESQGYLKTKKEKMGHFLGIN from the coding sequence ATGAAGCATTTACTCGCAACAATAGAACAGGCAGTGGAAACACTAAAGGCCGGTAAGATGATCATCCTAATTGATGATGAAGATAGGGAAAATGAAGGAGATTTAATCATCGCCGCTGAGCATGCTACTCCTGAAGCAATCAACTTCATGTCGCGTTATGGTTGTGGCTTAATTTGTTTGTCGATGGCTGAGGAGCTCGTTGACAAATTACAATTACCTATGATGGCTCAAAAGAATAAATCACCTTATGGCACGGCCTTTACTGTCTCCATTGAAGCATCTGAAGGTGTTTCGACTGGGATTTCAGCCAAAGATAGAGCTCATACAATTCAGGTTGCTATTAATTCTGCAAGCACGGCCGCAGATATTATTTCTCCTGGACATGTTTTTCCTTTACGCGCACGCAAAAAAGGTGTGTTAGAACGACAAGGCCAAACTGAAGGCAGTGTTGATTTAGCGAAGCTTGCGGGTTTAACTCCTGCTGCAGTGATTTGTGAAATTATTAATGAAGATGGCACCATGAGCCGTTTTGATGATTTAGTTCGTTTTTCACAAGAACACGATATTCCTTTAGTTACGATTAAAGACTTAATCGATTACAGAGTACGTCATGAAGTTTTAGTTAGCGAGGCAGCGTCTGCGCGTATCCCCTTACAGGATATGGGGGATTTTAATATGACTGTATTTACTAATGAATTGGATTCAAAAGAGCATTTTGCTTTGGTGAAGCCATCTCAATACGCAAACCGTGTGCCTCTGGTTCGTATTCATTCTGAATGCATTACAGGCGATATTTTCGGTTCGTGTAAATGTGATTGCGGCAAGCAACTTGACCAATCATTAGCACAGATTGCTGAGGAAGGGGGCGTATTAATATATTTGCGCCAGGAAGGGAGAGGCATTGGTTTAGCTAATAAGTTAAAAGCTTATGCGTTGCAGGATCAAGGCTTGGATACGGTGGATGCGAATTGTAAGTTAGGCCTCCCGGTAGATAATCGTGATTACACTATTGCCTATCAAATATTAAAGTATTTTGGAATTGATAACATAAGGTTATTAACCAATAATCCACTGAAAATTGCGGCCATTGAGAATTTTGGTGTTACAGTGACACAGCGTATTCCTTTAGAGGTTGATCCGACGACAGAGAGTCAGGGGTATTTAAAAACTAAAAAGGAAAAGATGGGGCATTTTTTAGGAATTAATTAA